In one window of Mobula hypostoma chromosome 1, sMobHyp1.1, whole genome shotgun sequence DNA:
- the c1h7orf25 gene encoding UPF0415 protein C7orf25 homolog, whose product MSLQKVLSERITEARELLERAEALSRSRAGGVQGGPKLCSKLKAELKFLRKVEMGKVSVKESHLQSTNLTHLKAVIESAESLEDVVSLLRVFNYQEHSGGKQSVMVDVVANGGLTWVKAIGRKAEALHSIWVGRGQYGDKSIVEQAEDYLEASRQQLVQYSNPHVVFAFYNGISSPMAEKLKEMGLSVRGDIVAVNSMIDFMEEGDKSSDSEEDLEEPLQVTKVDRSTVVASVAFPTEVKVDSCNRANLDITTLITFVSAVSHGGCHFIFKEKVLTEQATQERAESVLPKLQAFMKDKELFACESAVRDFQAILETLGGPGEKARAQKLLQGITVVPDQPSERASRLEASAKINSRSITIFGTGDALKAITMTANSGFVRAADNQGVKFSVFIHQPRALTESKESTATSLHTLHGNGR is encoded by the coding sequence ATGTCACTGCAGAAGGTTCTCTCGGAGAGGATCACTGAAGCTCGTGAGCTGCTGGAACGGGCAGAGGCCCTGTCCCGTTCCCGGGCCGGCGGGGTGCAAGGGGGGCCCAAGCTTTGCAGCAAGCTGAAGGCCGAACTGAAGTTTCTGCGGAAAGTCGAAATGGGCAAAGTTTCAGTGAAGGAGTCACACCTACAGAGCACGAACCTCACCCACTTAAAGGCAGTCATTGAGTCGGCTGAAAGCCTAGAGGATGTTGTTAGCCTTCTGCGCGTATTTAACTATCAGGAGCACTCTGGCGGGAAGCAGTCCGTGATGGTGGACGTCGTTGCAAACGGTGGACTGACGTGGGTCAAAGCTATCGGGCGGAAAGCTGAGGCGCTGCACAGTATCTGGGTGGGGAGGGGCCAATACGGTGACAAAAGTATTGTTGAGCAAGCAGAAGATTATTTGGAAGCCAGCAGACAACAGCTGGTGCAGTATAGCAATCCACATGTTGTGTTTGCATTTTACAATGGCATTTCTAGCCCTATGGCAGAAAAACTAAAAGAGATGGGGCTATCTGTGCGAGGAGATATCGTTGCTGTGAATTCAATGATCGACTTTATGGAGGAAGGTGATAAATCGAGTGATTCTGAAGAAGATCTCGAGGAGCCTTTGCAAGTGACAAAAGTAGACCGGTCTACAGTTGTTGCCAGTGttgcttttcccactgaggttaaaGTGGATTCCTGCAACCGTGCCAATTTAGATATAACCACCTTGATCACCTTTGTTTCAGCGGTAAGTCACGGTGGATGTCACTTCATCTTTAAGGAGAAAGTACTGACTGAACAAGCTACTCAGGAAAGGGCGGAGAGTGTCCTGCCTAAACTACAAGCCTTCATGAAGGACAAAGAACTATTTGCTTGCGAGTCGGCAGTGAGAGATTTCCAGGCAATTTTGGAGACGTTAGGTGGCCCTGGAGAGAAAGCACGGGCACAGAAGCTGCTGCAGGGAATCACGGTGGTGCCAGACCAGCCTTCTGAACGGGCCTCCCGACTGGAAGCCAGTGCAAAAATTAACAGTCGCTCTATTACCATTTTTGGTACTGGAGATGCCTTAAAGGCAATCACAATGACAGCAAACAGTGGGTTTGTGCGAGCTGCAGACAATCAAGGCGTGAAATTCAGCGTATTTATCCACCAGCCTAGAGCTTTGACCGAGAGCAAGGAGTCAACAGCCACTTCTTTACATACTCTCCACGGGAATGGACGATGA